Proteins from one Mus pahari chromosome 10, PAHARI_EIJ_v1.1, whole genome shotgun sequence genomic window:
- the Ip6k1 gene encoding inositol hexakisphosphate kinase 1, with protein MCVCQTMEVGQYGKNASRAGDRGVLLEPFIHQVGGHSSMMRYDDHTVCKPLISREQRFYESLPPEMKEFTPEYKGVVSVCFEGDSDGYINLVAYPYVESETVEQDDTPEREQPRRKHSRRSLHRSGSGSDHKEEKASLPFETSESSQEAKSPKVELHSHSDVPFQMLDSNSGLSSEKISYNPWSLRCHKQQLSRMRSESKDRKLYKFLLLENVVHHFKYPCVLDLKMGTRQHGDDASAEKAARQMRKCEQSTSATLGVRVCGMQVYQLDTGHYLCRNKYYGRGLSIEGFRNALYQYLHNGLDLRRDLFEPILSKLRGLKAVLERQASYRFYSSSLLVIYDGKECRSELRLKHVDMGLPEVPPPCGPSTSPSNTSLEAGPSSPPKVDVRMIDFAHSTFKGFRDDPTVHDGPDRGYVFGLENLISIMEQMREENQ; from the exons ATGTGTGTTTGTCAAACCATGGAAGTGGGGCAGTATGGCAAGAATGCAAGTCGGGCCGGAGACCGAGGAGTCCTCCTGGAGCCCTTCATCCATCAGGTGGGCGGGCACAGCAGCATGATGCGGTACGACGACCACACTGTGTGCAAACCTCTCATCTCCCGGGAACAGCGCTTCTACGAGTCCCTCCCTCCCGAAATGAAGGAATTCACCCCAGAGTACAAAG GCGTGGTTTCTGTCTGTTTTGAGGGAGACAGTGATGGTTACATCAACTTGGTAGCCTACCCTTATGTGGAGAGTGAAACTGTAGAGCAAGATGACACACCAGAGCGGGAGCAACCTCGGCGCAAACACTCCCGCCGGAGCCTGCATCGGTCTGGCAGTGGTAGTGACCACAAGGAGGAGAAAGCCAGCCTGCCCTTTGAGACCTCTGAGAG ctcccAGGAGGCAAAGAGTCCAAAGGTGGAGCTGCACAGCCACTCAGATGTCCCTTTCCAGATGCTAGACAGCAATAGCGGTCTGAGCTCCGAGAAGATCAGCTACAACCCCTGGAGCCTGCGTTGCCACAAGCAGCAGCTGAGCCGCATGCGCTCCGAGTCCAAGGACCGAAAACTCTACA AGTTCCTCCTGCTCGAGAACGTGGTGCACCACTTCAAGTACCCCTGTGTGCTGGACTTGAAGATGGGTACCCGGCAGCACGGCGATGACGCTTCAGCTGAAAAGGCTGCCCGGCAGATGAGGAAGTGTGAGCAGAGCACGTCGGCCACGCTGGGGGTCAGGGTCTGTGGCATGCAG gtgtaCCAGCTGGACACAGGTCATTACCTCTGCAGGAATAAGTACTATGGCCGTGGACTCTCCATCGAAGGCTTCCGCAATGCGCTCTATCAGTACCTGCACAATGGCTTGGACCTGCGACGTGACCTTTTTGAGCCAATCCTGAGCAAATTGCGGGGCCTCAAAGCTGTGCTGGAGCGGCAGGCCTCCTACCGCTTCTACTCCAGTTCCCTGCTTGTCATCTATGATGGCAAGGAGTGCCGGTCTGAGCTACGTCTCAAGCACGTGGACATGGGGCTCCCTGAGGTGCCACCACCCTGTGGCCCCAGCACAAGTCCTAGCAACACCAGTCTTGAGGCTGGCCCCTCTTCTCCGCCCAAGGTGGATGTTCGCATGATTGACTTTGCACACAGCACATTCAAGGGCTTCCGGGATGACCCCACTGTTCACGATGGGCCCGACAGAGGCTATGTGTTTGGCTTGGAGAACCTTATCAGCATCATGGAGCAGATGCGGGAGGAGAACCAGTAG
- the Gmppb gene encoding mannose-1-phosphate guanyltransferase beta, giving the protein MKALILVGGYGTRLRPLTLSTPKPLVDFCNKPILLHQVEALAAAGVDHVILAVSYMSQMLEKEMKAQEQRLGIRISMSHEEEPLGTAGPLALARDLLSETADPFFVLNSDVICDFPFQAMVQFHRHHGQEGSILVTKVEEPSKYGVVVCEADTGRIHRFVEKPQVFVSNKINAGMYILSPAVLQRIQLKPTSIEKEIFPVMAQEGQLYAMELQGFWMDIGQPKDFLTGMCLFLQSLRQKHPERLYSGPGIVGNVLVDPSARIGQNCCIGPNVSLGPGVVVEDGVCIRRCTVLRDAHIRSHSWLESCIVGWRCRVGQWVRMENVTVLGEDVIVNDELYLNGASVLPHKSIGESVPEPRIIM; this is encoded by the exons ATGAAGGCACTGATTttggtgggtgggtatgggacACGGTTGCGGCCGCTGACGTTGAGCACTCCGAAGCCATTGGTGGACTTCTGCAATAAGCCCATCTTGCTGCATCAAGTGGAGGCGCTTGCCGCG GCAGGTGTGGACCATGTGATCCTGGCAGTGAGCTACATGTCACAGATGttggagaaggaaatgaaggcacaAGAGCAAAGG CTTGGAATCAGAATCTCTATGTCTCATGAAGAGGAGCCTTTGGGGACAG CTGGGCCTTTGGCGCTGGCCCGAGACCTACTATCCGAGACTGCCGACCCTTTCTTCGTTCTCAACAGTGATGTGATATGTGACTTCCCCTTCCAAGCCATGGTACAGTTTCATCgacaccatggccaagagggCTCCATCTTG GTTACCAAGGTGGAAGAGCCTTCCAAGTATGGTGTGGTGGTATGTGAGGCTGACACAGGCCGCATCCACCGCTTTGTTGAGAAGCCACAAGTGTTTGTGTCCAATAAGATCAACGCAGGCATGTACATCCTGAGCCCTGCTGTGCTGCAGCGCATCCAG CTGAAGCCTACATCCATTGAGAAGGAGATCTTTCCAGTTATGGCCCAGGAGGGGCAGCTATATGCCATGGAGCTGCAGG GCTTCTGGATGGACATTGGACAGCCCAAGGATTTTCTCACTGGCATGTGCCTCTTCCTGCAGTCGCTGAGACAGAAGCATCCAGAGAGACTGTACTCAGGCCCTGGCATTGTGGGGAATGTGCTTGTG GACCCAAGTGCCCGTATCGGTCAGAACTGCTGCATTGGCCCCAATGTAAGCCTGGGTCCCGGTGTGGTGGTGGAGGATGGCGTGTGCATCCGGCGGTGCACAGTGCTTCGTGATGCGCACATCCGCTCCCATTCCTGGCTTGAGTCATGCATCGTGGGCTGGCGCTGCCGTGTGGGCCAATGG gtacgCATGGAGAACGTAACAGTGCTGGGTGAGGATGTCATAGTTAATGATGAACTGTACCTCAATGGAGCCAGTGTGCTGCCCCACAAGTCTATCGGGGAGTCGGTGCCAGAACCTCGTATTATCATGTGA
- the Amigo3 gene encoding amphoterin-induced protein 3 has protein sequence MAWLVLSGILLCMLGAGSGTSDLEDVLPPAPHNCPNICICAADVLSCAGRGLQDLPVALPATAAELDLSHNALNRLHPGWLAPLSRLRALHLGYNKLEALGHGVFSNASGLRVLDLSSNMLRILHTHDLDGLEELEKLLLFNNSLMHLALDAFQGLRMLGHLYLSCNELSSFSFNHLHGLGLTRLRTLDLSSNWLKHVSIPELAALPTYLKNRLYLHNNPLPCDCSLYHLLRRWHQRGLSALHDFEREYTCLVFKVSESRVRFFEHSRIFKNCSVAAAPGLELPEEQLHTQVGQSLRLFCNTSVPAARVAWVSPKNELLVAPASQDGSIAVLADGSLAIGRVQEQHAGVFVCLASGPRLHHNQTLEYNVSVQKARPEPEAFNTGFTTLLGCIVGLVLVLLYLFAPPCRGCCHCCQRACRNRCWPRASSPLQELSAQSSMLSTTPPDAPSRKASVHKHVVFLEPGKKGLNGRVQLAVAEDFDLCNPMGLQLKAGSESASSTGSEGLVMS, from the coding sequence ATGGCCTGGCTGGTGCTGTCAGGCATACTACTGTGCATGTTGGGTGCTGGATCGGGCACTTCAGATTTGGAGGATGttctgcctcctgctccccaCAACTGCCCTAATATATGCATCTGTGCTGCCGATGTGTTGAGCTGTGCGGGCCGTGGGTTACAGGACCTGCCGGTAGCACTGCCTGCCACTGCTGCAGAACTCGATTTGAGCCACAATGCACTCAATCGCCTGCACCCGGGGTGGTTAGCGCCCCTCTCCCGGCTGCGTGCCTTGCACCTAGGCTATAATAAGCTGGAAGCCCTGGGCCATGGTGTGTTCAGCAATGCCAGTGGCCTGAGGGTACTTGATCTATCCTCTAATATGTTGAGGATACTCCATACCCATGACCTGGATggactggaggagctggagaagttaCTTCTGTTCAATAACAGCCTGATGCACTTGGCCCTGGATGCCTTCCAGGGCCTGCGCATGCTTGGCCACCTCTATCTCAGCTGCAACGagctctcctctttctctttcaaccACTTGCACGGTCTGGGGTTAACCCGCCTGCGGACTCTGGACCTCTCCTCCAACTGGCTGAAACATGTCTCCATCCCTGAGTTGGCTGCACTGCCAACGTATCTCAAGAACAGGCTCTACCTGCACAACAACCCACTACCCTGTGACTGCAGCCTCTACCACCTGCTTCGGCGCTGGCACCAGCGGGGCCTGAGTGCTCTGCACGATTTTGAACGTGAGTACACATGCTTGGTCTTTAAGGTGTCAGAGTCCCGAGTGCGCTTCTTTGAGCACAGCCGGATCTTCAAGAACTGCTCCGTGGCTGCAGCTCCAGGCTTAGAGCTGCCTGAAGAGCAGCTGCATACACAGGTGGGCCAATCCCTGAGGCTCTTCTGCAACACCAGTGTGCCTGCCGCGAGGGTGGCCTGGGTCTCCCCGAAGAACGAGCTGCTTGTGGCGCCAGCCTCTCAGGATGGCAGCATTGCTGTGTTGGCCGATGGCAGCTTAGCCATAGGCAGGGTGCAAGAGCAGCACGCAGGTGTCTTTGTGTGCCTGGCCAGTGGGCCCCGCCTGCACCACAACCAGACGCTTGAATACAATGTGAGTGTGCAGAAGGCTCGCCCCGAGCCAGAGGCTTTCAACACAGGCTTCACCACCCTGCTGGGCTGTATCGTGGGCCTGGTGCTGGTGTTGCTCTACTTGTTTGCACCACCCTGTCGTggctgctgtcactgctgtcagCGGGCCTGCCGCAACCGTTGCTGGCCCCGGGCATCCAGTCCACTCCAGGAGCTAAGCGCACAGTCCTCCATGCTCAGCACTACGCCGCCAGATGCACCCAGCCGCAAGGCCAGTGTCCACAAGCATGTGGTCTTCCTGGAGCCGGGCAAGAAGGGCCTCAATGGCCGTGTGCAGCTCGCAGTAGCTGAAGACTTCGATCTGTGCAACCCCATGGGCTTGCAACTCAAGGCTGGCTCAGAATCAGCCAGTTCCACGGGCTCGGAGGGTCTCGTGATGAGCTAG